The Clostridium sporogenes region GTAATTTTTAATATAGGGTTGATTAAACCAACTACCAACTATAGCTTTCTCTCCATCATTAAATATAATTGTAGTTAAAATTTTACCTGTTCTTGTTCTCACATCTCTTTTTATATTTTCTACCTGCACTTTAATTATTACTTTTTTATTTGCTAACTTATCTTTATTATAGTTATCTATAAATTCATAATCTCTTGGAAAATACAAAAGTAAATCCATTATATTAAATATCATGCATTTTTCTAATTGTTCTTTAGTTTTAGGACCAACTCCTTTTAAAGTAGTTATAGGACTATATACATTCATAAACTTCCTCCTATATAAAGGATTCTATAGTAAATAACAAATTCTTCTAAATTTAAGATAAATATTCCTTCTAAAAAAACTTTAACCTAAACTAAGAATCCCTTGCCAATATTATTTTTTATAAAGAAGTAATAGAAATTTAAATTGTATAAATAAACTTTAAATACAATAAAAAAAGCCCTTAGGCTTTTTTTATTCTACAGACATTATAAAATAATATAATGGTTGTTTTCCATTATAACATTGAATATCTAAATCTTCATATTTTTCTTCTAATTCTTCTATAAATTCTTCTACCTTTTCTTCATCACAATCTTTTCCATAGAATATACTTATAAGTTCACTGTCTTCACTTATCATTTCTTCTAAAACAGCTTTTGAAACTTCAAAAATATCCTTTCCTACTTCAGATATTTTACCTTCTATTAAGCCTAGTATATCATTTTCTTTAATTATTTTTCCGTCCATTTCCGTATCCCTAACTGCATAAGTTATAGATCCTGTAGCTACTGCCTTTATAGCTTCATTCATATTATCTTCATTTTCTTTTGATTCTGCCTCTGGATTAAACATTGTTATGCTTGTTATGCCTTGTGGTATAGTTTTTGTAGGTATAACTATTATATTTTTTTCTGATAACTCTGCTGCTTGTGTTGCTGCCATAATTATATTTTTATTATTTGGTAGTATAAATATATTTTCTGCATTTATTTTATTTATAGCCTTAACTATATCCTCTGTACTTGGATTCATAGTTTGACCGCCTTCTATAACTTCATCTACACCCAAATCTTTAAATATTTCTGTTATGCCTTCTCCTAATGCTACAGATATAAATCCATATTTTTTTAATTCGCTGTCTTCTTTTTCCAGTTTATTTTCTTCACTATTCATGTCTATTATATGTTGATGTTGCTCTCTCATGTTATCTATTTTTATTTTAGAAAGTGGTCCAAGCTTTATAGCTTTAGAAAGTATATCTCCTGGATCATTTGTATGAATATGAACCTTTACTAAGCCATCTGCAGCCACTACTATCATAGAATCTCCTAAAGGTTCTAACTCACCTTTGAATTTATCTACATCTACATTTTCTGCCATAACAAAAAATTCTGTACAATATCCAAATTCTATATTTTCTTCATATTGTTGAACTTTAGTACTAGTATTAAAGACTTTGCTTTCTCCGCCTACTTCCACTTCAAGATCCTTATCCAATGCCTCTAACATTCCCTGTAATATTATTAATAAGCCTTGACCACCTGCATCTACTACCTTTGCCTTTTTTAGTACAGGAAGCATATCTGGTGTTTTATTTAATACTACTTCACTATGTTCACAAACATCCTTTAGTAAAGAAGTTACATTCTCTGCTTCACTTTTTACCGCACTCTCTCCTGCAGCTCTTATAATTGTTAGTATAGTCCCCTCTGTAGGTCTCATTACAGCTTTATAGGCAGACTTTGATCCCTCTAATAGTGCATTTGCAAATTCCCTTGCATCTACCTCATCCTTATCCTCTAGACCTTTAGATATTCCTCTAAATATTTGAGATAGTATAACTCCTGAGTTACCTCTGGCTCCCATAAGAGCTCCTTTAGCTACTTTTTTAGCTATTTCTCCTATTGACTCCTTCTTTAATCCTTCTATTTCTTTTACCGCAGATCTAAAGGTCATAGACATATTTGTTCCTGTATCACCATCTGGTACTGGGAAAACATTCAGAGAATTTACAAATTCTTTTTTTTCTTCTAATTTGTTACTCCCATTTATCACCATATTATAAAAATCTGCACCTTTTATTTTTATATGTTCCATTTATGACTTACCTCCTAAACTCTAACACCCTGAACATTTACAGTAATACTGGAAACTTTAAGTCCTGTATAGTTTTCTATGTTATATCTTATCTTTTGTATAATATTATTAGCTATTACAGATATTTTAGTTCCGTATTCTACTATTATATATAATTCTATGTTTAATTTATCTTCAACAGCACGAATTTTAACACCTTTATTAAAACTTTCTCCTTTAATCAATTCCCAAAGACCATCTGTTGCATTCTTAGATGCCATTCCAACCACACCATAGCATTCCATTGTAGATACACCTACAATATTAGCAACTACATCTTCAGCATAATCTATATGTCCATATTCATTAGTTAACTTTCCTATCATGAAAGAAACCTCCTTATATTATCATATAGTTTATTTTATATTAAATGAAGGATTTATTCAAGGAAATATATTATTATTAATGCTTTTTTTGCTATATTCTAAACTATTTACTTGCATATAGCATATATTCTGTGGTAAAATTATTAATGTTTGAATTGAGAAGTATAAACTTCACAATTTTAGGGAGGTGTTTTTAAATGTCAAGAAAATGCGAGATATGTGGTAAAGGCGTTGTTTACGGTGTTCAATACAGCCATTCACATCGTCAATCTAAAAGATCCTTTGCTCCTAACATAAAGAGAGTTAAAGCAATAGTTAATGGAACTCCAAAAAGAGTTCATGTTTGTACTAGATGCCTACGTTCAGGAAAGGTACAACGTGCTATATAACACAAAAAATGCAGTTGTTTAAACAATTGCATTTTTTATTTTATGTTTTTTATTTTTTAACTCTTTTTATTTTTTTTATTATATTTGATAAAAACTTGGGAAGCTTTATTGCAACTATTTTCATATAACACACCTCTACATAAATTAATTCTTTACTAGGTTTTATCAATAAATAAAAACTGTTATAAAATTTAACAGCTGTATAATAAATATATATATCATTATAAATTGCTATTTTATATTAACGCTATCTGCACTTATTCATTATCCACCAACCTATATATATAAGTCCAAATCCCACTGCTAAAAGCCATCCCCATATAGGTACTATAATAGTAACAACTATTCCAAGTCCAATAGAACCAACTATAATTCCTAATTTTTTGTTACTTTTTCTTCCCATACATATATGCCCTCCTATAGCTTATATACTATAATATGCAAACCTATTCAAGAATGTGAATATTAAAAAATTCATACCTTAGATTTAATTTTAGCGCCTCAAATATAAAAAAACACACTCATAAACCAATTCATTTTACTAAAAAATTGCAAAATTTGCTCGTATGGTTTATTACGTGTATTTTTTATCTTTACTATATTAAAATCAAGTCTATTTTAAGACACCCTAATTTTATTTTTGTATAGAATTTTTAAAAATATATACTTTTTTTCTAACAATATAAAATTCATTTCATTGATAAAACTTATCATATAGCCATCATCAAATAATTTTAGTTTGAAGTAAAATTTGTTACAAATTCATGCTAAACTTTAATCATCACTATCTTTGCTTATAATAACAATTAACGTTCCACTCTTAATGTGTATATGTAATTCTTTATCCGTAAATTCATTTGAAGTTGTTAAGGTATCTCCCATTTTTAATGTATAGTTTTCTAATGGAAATTTAGCATTAAAAAGTGTAACTCCTTCCACATTAGAACCATAAGCCTGTAATGAAAAATAATTTGATTTTCTAGGTTTTAATGAAATATTTTTATCTGTTAAAAATATTTCATTATTTTCATCCTTTATATAGGCTTTTATATTATTTTTTAAACATATTTCTAAAAATCCTAAATTTCCTAATATATGATCTATTCTATTGCCTATACACCCTAATAAAGCTATAGTATCCGCTTTAAGATCTATAGCCTTATTTAAAGCTACCAACCCATCTGTAAAATCTTTATCCTTTGGATATTTGTCCATATACACTCCCTTTTTTTTAAAATAAGAAAACGTTTTTTTATCTATGGAATCCATATCTCCTAATATAAAATCAGGTGTTATACCATATTCATAAAGGCAATTAGCACCGCTATCCGCACATATTATATAAGAACAATCTTTCATTTCTTGTTTCAAAAGTTCTTTAGAAGGTGCCTTCCCCCCTGCTATTATTATTACCTTCATTTTATAATGCCTCTCTTAACACCTTTATATTTTTTTCTATTTCCCCATTTTTAAATACTGCTGAACCTGCTACTAAAAGATTAGCACCACAATCTGCTACTTCTTTTATATTATCTTTAGTAACTCCTCCGTCCACTTCTATTATTAATTCCTTATTATATTTTTCACTTAAAGCCTTAACTTCCTTTATTTTTTCTGAAGCATATTTAATATATTTTTGTCCTCCATAACCTGGATTTACAGACATAATAAGCACCATATCTAAAGAAGGAATTAAATCCTTAATACAACTTACAGGTGTACCTGGATTTAAAGCCACCGCTGCCTTTATTCCAAAACTTTTTATATAATTTATTGTTCTGTCTATATGTTTATCTGCTTCATAGTGAACTGAGATTATATCTGCTCCTGCCTTTGCAAAATCTTCTATATATTTAGAAGGTTCTTCTATCATAAGATGCACATCAAAAGGTTTATTCGTTAAATTTCTTATACTTTTAATTATTGGGATTCCAAAAGAAATGTTAGGAACAAATCTACCATCCATTACATCTATATGTATAACATCTGCCCCATATTTATCTAGATTTTTTATGTCCTCTCCTAGTTTAGAAAAATCTGCTGAAAGTATTGATGGCGCTATTTTTACCATTTTTTCTTCCTCCTATTCATAATTTCTTCTAAAGTTTTTATATAAAAGTCATATCTATTTTTGTTTATATGGCCTTCTTCTACTGCTTTTTTAACTACACAATTAGGCTCTCTATAATGAAGACATCCTGTAAATTTACATTCTCCTATAAAATCACGAAATTCTGGAATACAATGTAATAAATTTTCTTTTTCCATAAAACTTATATCTAAAGAAGAAAATCCAGGAGTATCCACTAATAATCCTTCGTCTACATATATAAGCTCACTGTGACGAGTAGTATGTTTTCCTCGCTTTAATTTTTCGCTTATATTTCCTGTTAGCATAGTTTCCTTCCCTATAATTTTATTTAACATAGTAGATTTTCCTACACCAGAAGGTCCACAAAATACAGTTACATTATCCTTTATTAATTTTTTAATTATATCCATATTTTTCTCTTCTTTAGCATTTAAAAATATTATATCATACCCTGCTTGTTCTATCATGAAAATAATATCTTTATAGTCTTCTTTATTTACTAAATCCATCTTATTAAAACATACTATAGCTTTCAAATTATTGTATTCACACAAAAGTAAAAATTTATTTAAAAGATCTATGTTTATATCAGGATTTTTAAAAGAGAATACCACTAAAGCTTGAGTTACATTTGCAACGGCTGGTCTAAATAATTCACTTTTTCTATCATATATCTTCTCTATGGCACCCTTATTATTTTTGTCTATACTTATTTCTACATAATCACCAATCATAGGGGTAAGTTCAGTATGTCTGAACTTACCCCTTGCCTTACATTCTATAATTTCTTCACTATCATCCAATTTAATATAATAAAATCCACCTATACCTTTTATTATAGTTCCTTTTATAGTTTCTTTCATGCTACCTCCCTATTCTGCATCAAGAAGTTTAGAATTGATTTTATGTTATAAAAATATACTATAGCACTCCATCTAATAAAAGATGGAGTATCTATATTTTTAAATAATTTTTAATGTAAAAACTATATGATTTTAAAAACATTATTCATATTTTTCCTATCATTAACAATCTATTTTTTTTGATCCTTTGGTTTTTCTGGTGTTTTGTTTTGTTCATTATTATTTTCATTATTATTTTCATTATTATTCTCGTTATTATTCTCGTTATTATTCTCGTTATTATTATTGTTGTTATTATTATTGTTATTATTATTGTTATTATTATTGTTGTTATTATTATTGTTGTTGTTGTTGGTATTATTGTTGTTATTATTTTCTGGTTCTGGTTTTGGTTCTGGTTTTGGTTTTTTGTATTTGTAATAGGATATACTTACGGAAGAACCTTGTTTTATGCTTTGTCCTGCACCTATACTTTGTGATGCCACTTGGCCATCTAAGGATTGATCTTCTGTAATAATAGCCTTTGAACCTCCCATAGATAATCCTGCATTAGCTAAAGCATTTTGAGCTCCATCTATAGATTTTCCTATTAAGTTAGGTACTGTTGAGTATTTAACTTCTGGACCATTACTTATAACTAAACTAATTTCTTCTCCTTCTTTTAATTCTGCATCTACATCTGGAGTTTGACTTATTACTTTTCCAGCAGCTACATTGTCATTAAATTCATATTTTACATTCCCTATTTTTAATTTAAGATCTTGTATTGCTTTTTTAGCAGCATCTAATTCCATTCCCTTTAAATTAGGCACAACTACTACATTTCCAGAACTTATACTAACTCTTACTTCGGAATTTTCCGCTACCTTTTCACCGGATTTTGGATAAGATTCTATTATAGTTCCTTCTTTTTTATCACTTTTAACCTTTTGAGCCACTACTAATTTTAATTTTTTCTCTCTTAATACTTTTTCTGCTTCTTCTTTAGTAAGTCCTACTACATTAGGAACTTCTACCTTTTTCCCTCCTGATTTATTGAAGGCCAAATATGCAGATACAGATCCTACAACTAAAAATAAAACTGCCATAGCTATTCCTAATATTAATTTTTTATTTGTTTTACCCTTATTACTTCTTTTCTTTTTATCCTCTATTTCATCCTCTTCATCTTCATACTCATCATCTTCATATTCCTCATCATCATCTTCATATTCATCATTTTGAGCCATTTCTTTTATTTTGTCATTTATAACCGCTGTGTCCATTACTCTAGTAACATCGTTTTCTGACATATTACTAGATCCATTTAATATACTTTCATTATTTTCTATTCTGGCTAAATCTTCTTCTAAGCTTTTTATAGTTTGGTATCTTTTTATAGGGTTTTTTTCCAAACACTTTAGCACTAAACTATTTACGCTCTCTGGTATTTTATCATCTATTTCTTTTGGAGCTACCACTTCATTTTGTATATGTTTTACTGCTACAGATACAGGGCTTTCTCCATCGAAGGGAACTTTTCCTACAAGCATCTCATACATTACTATACCTAAAGAATATATATCTGTTCTTGAATCCACAAAACTCCCCTTAGCTTGTTCAGGTGAAAAATAATGAGCTGATCCCATTACTTTACTAGAATTAGTTATAGTAGCTGAATTTGACGCCTTAGCTATTCCAAAATCAGTAACCTTAATAATGCCTTCTTTTGTAACTAATATATTGTGTGGCTTTATATCTCTATGTATAATATTGTTTCTATGAGCACAAACTAAAGCACTAGCTATTTGTTTTGATATTCTAACAGTTTCCTTAGGTTCTATTTTCCCTTTTTCCACTATTAATTCTTTTAAAGTTTTACCATCTACATATTCCATAACTATATAATGTATATTATTTTCAGAACCTACATCATAAATATTTACTATATTATTATCTGATAAACTTGCTACTGAAGTTGCTTCTCTTTTAAATTTTTCTACAAATTCTTTGTCGCTACAAAATTGATCTTTTAATATCTTTATTGCAACAAATCTATTTAAGTAATGGCATTTAGCTTTATAAACTATAGCCATACCACCTTCTCCAACTTTTTCAAGAAGTTCATACCTATTACCTAATTTGGTTCCTATCATATTCACACTCTCCTTCAAACAAAATAACGGATATGTTATCTTTACCACCCTTTAACTTGCTAAGTTCCACTAACTGCTTACAGGTTTCTTCATTGTTTTTTTCATTTCTTAATAATATATCACACATTTCCTGTTCATTAGCATAATTAGTTAATCCATCTGTACAAAGTAGCACCTTACAAACTTCATTTAATTTTATATTAAAAGTGTCCACTTGTACAGATAAATTTGTACCTAATGCCCTAGTAATCACATTTTTATTAGGGTGAGTGTTTGCCTCTTCCTTTGTTATTGTTCCTTCATCTAATAATTGTTGTACATAGGAATGGTCCTTTGTTATTTTTTTTACTCCACCTTTAGCTAATATATAACAAGAACTGTCTCCAACATTAGCTACAATCATATTTCCATTATTATCCAATATACAGCAGGTTATAGTAGTTCCCATGCCTTTAAATTTTTCCTTTTCTTTTGCATAGTTATAAATCTTTGTATTAGCATATTCTATAGCATCTATAAGTAAAGTTTTCATATCTTTTAAATCTTCATAATATTTCACATAATCTATAGTTTCTTCTACTGCTAATTTACTAGCTACTTCTCCTGCATTGTGACCTCCCATTCCATCTGCTACTATATATATTTTAAATCGGTCTCCTTCATAATAATCTACAAAGTCTTCATTTATTTCTCTAACATTACCTATATCAGATAGTATCCCCAACATATTTTCCACCCCTTTGCGCTATTTTGAAACATAACTTCTTCTTAGTTGTCCACAGGCAGCATTTATATCTGCTCCCATTTCTCTTCTTATAGTTGTTTCTATTCCATTTTCTTTTAAAATATTACCAAAGGATTCTATATTTTTTGATGTAGACTTTTCATAGCTATTTTCTTTTATTTCATTTACAGGAATTAAGTTAACATGACAAAGCTTTCTTCTTAACAGCGAACTTAATTTTTTAGCTTCTTTTATAGAATCATTTTTCCCCTTTACTAATGCATATTCAAAAGTTATTCTTCTATTAGTTTTATTTATATAATAATCACAAGCTTCCATAAGCTCTTTTATAGAATATTTATTAGCTATGGGCATCATTTCTTTTCTTAATAAATCCTCTGGTGAATGCAAAGATATAGCTAAAGTTATATTATAATTTTTATCTGCTAATTCTTTCATTTTAGGTACTATACCACAAGTAGATAGGGTTATATGTCTTTGTCCTATATTTAGTGTACTTTCAGATGTAACCAAATCTAAAAATTTAGTTACATTTCCGAAATTATCTAAAGGTTCTCCACTTCCCATTAAAACCACATTAGAGATTCTTTCACCTATTTCTTTTTGTGCTGCCATTATTTGAGATAATATTTCTCCACTAGTTAGATTTCTTATAACACCATCTAAAGTAGATGCACAAAATTTACACCCCATTCTACATCCAACTTGAGTAGATACACAAATAGAATTTCCATGTTTATATTTCATCACCACAGATTCTATTATATTTCCATCCTTATACTCAAATAAAAACTTATAGGTGCTTTTATCCTGTGATATTAATTTTTCAACTACTTTTGGTACACCAATATAAAAATTATCAGAAAGCACATTCTTAGTTTTCTCAGGTATGTTTTTCATATTATTAAAATCAAAAATAAGTTTATCATAAATCCAATTAAAAATCTGTTTTGCTCTAAATGCCTTTTCTTCTTTAGAAATTAACCACTCTTCTAACTCTTCTAATGTTAAATCTAATATGTTTTCCATTTTAACACCTACTAACATTTCTTCAATTTAGCTATAAAAAAACCGTCCATTTTATCATTAGGCAATATGGATACAAATCCTTCTTTATGATATATTATATTGTCTACATCTCCATAATATAAGGGTTCTATTTTAAAATTTTTATGTTTTTTTAAAAACCAATTTATATTTTCTTCATTTTCTTCTTTATTTAAAGTACAGGTAGAATATAAAAGTATACCTCCTTCTTTCAAATAAGAAGCTCCATTATTCATTATTTTCCTTTGTATATCTATAATATTTCTAATCTCTTTTTCATTTTTAGTCCATTTTATTTCTGGTTTCTTTCTTATTATGCCTAATCCAGAACAAGGTACATCAATAAGAACTCTGTCAGCCTTTTCTTTTAACTTCTTATTAAAAATAGATGCATCACTTACATTGGTTTCTATATTGTTGGCACCTAATCTCTTAGCATTATCTTCTATTAAAGACAACTTATTTTCATGTACATCATAGGCATATATTTTACTTTTATTATTTATAATTTCTGAAATATGGGTGGTTTTGCCTCCTGGAGCACTACATAAATCTAAAACTATACTTTCTTCAGTAAGTTCCATAGAAGGCGCTACTAGCATTGCACTTTCATCCTGTACAGTAATATCCCCTTCTATAAATAGAGGATTTTTTTCTATGTTTTTACCTTTAATTATTTGTATAGCTTCTGGACATATATATCCTTCTTCTATATTATAACCATATTCACCTAATTTTTCGAAGGCTTCATCATAATCTATTTTTAGATTATTGACTCTAACGGTTATATTAGGTCTTTCATTTAATCCTTTTAATATTTTTTCTGCTATTTCTATACCATATTGGCTTATAAATATTTTTATAAGCCATTTAGGATAGGAATATATAAAACTAAATTTTTCTAAGTTATTTCTATCATTGTAAAATTTTTTATTTTTGTAAGTTCTTATATAATTTCTTAAAACTCCATTTACTAACTTTGAATATTTTATAGATATTTTTTTTGACATCTCTACTGCTTCATTTACTGCAGCAAAGGAAGGTATTTTATCTAAATATCTTATTTGATATATAGTTATCCTTAATATATTAGCTATATTTTTGTCCATAGTTTTAATAGGATTCCTTAAATAACTTTGTATTATAATATCTAAAGTTTCCTTATATTTTAATGTCCCATAAACTATTTCAGTAATTAAGGCCTTGTCATTATCCTTTAAATTACTTTTATTTAGTTTTTTATTTAAAACTATATTTGAATAAGCACCTTCATATAATACAGCCTTTAATACATCCAAAGCTACTTCTCTTGCATTATCCATTATATCCTTTAACCTTTCTTTTAATCATTTCGTCTATTACTTAAAACTATAAGTCTTAATAGTTGTGATATAGCTGTCAATGCCGCTGCTACATACGTCATCGCAGCCGCACTTAAAACTTTCTTTGCTCCATTTACTTCTTCCTTATATAGTATACCTTTGTTTTCTAATAAAACCAATGCTCTTTTGGAAGCATCGAATTCTACAGGTAATGTTATAAGCTGAAATAAAACTACTGCAGAAAAAAGAATTATTCCTATTCTTGTAAGACTAGAAGCTCCCATTAATATACCTATAAAAAACAATATCCAAGAAGCTTGGGAACTAATATTTACTATAGGAACTATAGTATTTCTTATTACAAGGGGAGAATAACTTTCTAAATGCTGTATAGCATGACCTGTTTCGTGAGCTGCCACTCCAATAGATGCCACTGAACTTCCATAATATACATCCTTTGAAAGTCTCATAACTCTTTTACTAGGATCATAATGATCAGAAAGCTTTCCTGGTATAAGTTCTACAGGTACATTATAAAGTCCTTTAGAATCCAAAAGCATTCTGGCTACTTGAGCTCCTGTATATCCCTTAGCTGTTGAAACCCTTGAGTATCTATCAAAAGATGAAGATACTTTTAATTGGGCCCAAGCCGCTATGAGCATAGCAGGAATCAATATCAAAAATGTACTATCATAATAAAACATATTATTATCTTTAGTAAGAAAATATTCTATCAATACTCTCCTACTAAAGTTCACCTCCTTTCATTTCATCCTAT contains the following coding sequences:
- the rsgA gene encoding ribosome small subunit-dependent GTPase A → MKGTIIKGIGGFYYIKLDDSEEIIECKARGKFRHTELTPMIGDYVEISIDKNNKGAIEKIYDRKSELFRPAVANVTQALVVFSFKNPDINIDLLNKFLLLCEYNNLKAIVCFNKMDLVNKEDYKDIIFMIEQAGYDIIFLNAKEEKNMDIIKKLIKDNVTVFCGPSGVGKSTMLNKIIGKETMLTGNISEKLKRGKHTTRHSELIYVDEGLLVDTPGFSSLDISFMEKENLLHCIPEFRDFIGECKFTGCLHYREPNCVVKKAVEEGHINKNRYDFYIKTLEEIMNRRKKKW
- the rsmB gene encoding 16S rRNA (cytosine(967)-C(5))-methyltransferase RsmB, whose protein sequence is MDNAREVALDVLKAVLYEGAYSNIVLNKKLNKSNLKDNDKALITEIVYGTLKYKETLDIIIQSYLRNPIKTMDKNIANILRITIYQIRYLDKIPSFAAVNEAVEMSKKISIKYSKLVNGVLRNYIRTYKNKKFYNDRNNLEKFSFIYSYPKWLIKIFISQYGIEIAEKILKGLNERPNITVRVNNLKIDYDEAFEKLGEYGYNIEEGYICPEAIQIIKGKNIEKNPLFIEGDITVQDESAMLVAPSMELTEESIVLDLCSAPGGKTTHISEIINNKSKIYAYDVHENKLSLIEDNAKRLGANNIETNVSDASIFNKKLKEKADRVLIDVPCSGLGIIRKKPEIKWTKNEKEIRNIIDIQRKIMNNGASYLKEGGILLYSTCTLNKEENEENINWFLKKHKNFKIEPLYYGDVDNIIYHKEGFVSILPNDKMDGFFIAKLKKC
- a CDS encoding Stp1/IreP family PP2C-type Ser/Thr phosphatase, which encodes MLGILSDIGNVREINEDFVDYYEGDRFKIYIVADGMGGHNAGEVASKLAVEETIDYVKYYEDLKDMKTLLIDAIEYANTKIYNYAKEKEKFKGMGTTITCCILDNNGNMIVANVGDSSCYILAKGGVKKITKDHSYVQQLLDEGTITKEEANTHPNKNVITRALGTNLSVQVDTFNIKLNEVCKVLLCTDGLTNYANEQEMCDILLRNEKNNEETCKQLVELSKLKGGKDNISVILFEGECEYDRNQIR
- the pknB gene encoding Stk1 family PASTA domain-containing Ser/Thr kinase; the encoded protein is MIGTKLGNRYELLEKVGEGGMAIVYKAKCHYLNRFVAIKILKDQFCSDKEFVEKFKREATSVASLSDNNIVNIYDVGSENNIHYIVMEYVDGKTLKELIVEKGKIEPKETVRISKQIASALVCAHRNNIIHRDIKPHNILVTKEGIIKVTDFGIAKASNSATITNSSKVMGSAHYFSPEQAKGSFVDSRTDIYSLGIVMYEMLVGKVPFDGESPVSVAVKHIQNEVVAPKEIDDKIPESVNSLVLKCLEKNPIKRYQTIKSLEEDLARIENNESILNGSSNMSENDVTRVMDTAVINDKIKEMAQNDEYEDDDEEYEDDEYEDEEDEIEDKKKRSNKGKTNKKLILGIAMAVLFLVVGSVSAYLAFNKSGGKKVEVPNVVGLTKEEAEKVLREKKLKLVVAQKVKSDKKEGTIIESYPKSGEKVAENSEVRVSISSGNVVVVPNLKGMELDAAKKAIQDLKLKIGNVKYEFNDNVAAGKVISQTPDVDAELKEGEEISLVISNGPEVKYSTVPNLIGKSIDGAQNALANAGLSMGGSKAIITEDQSLDGQVASQSIGAGQSIKQGSSVSISYYKYKKPKPEPKPEPENNNNNNTNNNNNNNNNNNNNNNNNNNNNNNNNNENNNENNNENNNENNNENNNEQNKTPEKPKDQKK
- a CDS encoding thiamine diphosphokinase, encoding MKVIIIAGGKAPSKELLKQEMKDCSYIICADSGANCLYEYGITPDFILGDMDSIDKKTFSYFKKKGVYMDKYPKDKDFTDGLVALNKAIDLKADTIALLGCIGNRIDHILGNLGFLEICLKNNIKAYIKDENNEIFLTDKNISLKPRKSNYFSLQAYGSNVEGVTLFNAKFPLENYTLKMGDTLTTSNEFTDKELHIHIKSGTLIVIISKDSDD
- the rlmN gene encoding 23S rRNA (adenine(2503)-C(2))-methyltransferase RlmN translates to MENILDLTLEELEEWLISKEEKAFRAKQIFNWIYDKLIFDFNNMKNIPEKTKNVLSDNFYIGVPKVVEKLISQDKSTYKFLFEYKDGNIIESVVMKYKHGNSICVSTQVGCRMGCKFCASTLDGVIRNLTSGEILSQIMAAQKEIGERISNVVLMGSGEPLDNFGNVTKFLDLVTSESTLNIGQRHITLSTCGIVPKMKELADKNYNITLAISLHSPEDLLRKEMMPIANKYSIKELMEACDYYINKTNRRITFEYALVKGKNDSIKEAKKLSSLLRRKLCHVNLIPVNEIKENSYEKSTSKNIESFGNILKENGIETTIRREMGADINAACGQLRRSYVSK
- a CDS encoding DAK2 domain-containing protein; translated protein: MEHIKIKGADFYNMVINGSNKLEEKKEFVNSLNVFPVPDGDTGTNMSMTFRSAVKEIEGLKKESIGEIAKKVAKGALMGARGNSGVILSQIFRGISKGLEDKDEVDAREFANALLEGSKSAYKAVMRPTEGTILTIIRAAGESAVKSEAENVTSLLKDVCEHSEVVLNKTPDMLPVLKKAKVVDAGGQGLLIILQGMLEALDKDLEVEVGGESKVFNTSTKVQQYEENIEFGYCTEFFVMAENVDVDKFKGELEPLGDSMIVVAADGLVKVHIHTNDPGDILSKAIKLGPLSKIKIDNMREQHQHIIDMNSEENKLEKEDSELKKYGFISVALGEGITEIFKDLGVDEVIEGGQTMNPSTEDIVKAINKINAENIFILPNNKNIIMAATQAAELSEKNIIVIPTKTIPQGITSITMFNPEAESKENEDNMNEAIKAVATGSITYAVRDTEMDGKIIKENDILGLIEGKISEVGKDIFEVSKAVLEEMISEDSELISIFYGKDCDEEKVEEFIEELEEKYEDLDIQCYNGKQPLYYFIMSVE
- the rpe gene encoding ribulose-phosphate 3-epimerase, which translates into the protein MVKIAPSILSADFSKLGEDIKNLDKYGADVIHIDVMDGRFVPNISFGIPIIKSIRNLTNKPFDVHLMIEEPSKYIEDFAKAGADIISVHYEADKHIDRTINYIKSFGIKAAVALNPGTPVSCIKDLIPSLDMVLIMSVNPGYGGQKYIKYASEKIKEVKALSEKYNKELIIEVDGGVTKDNIKEVADCGANLLVAGSAVFKNGEIEKNIKVLREAL
- a CDS encoding Asp23/Gls24 family envelope stress response protein, whose product is MIGKLTNEYGHIDYAEDVVANIVGVSTMECYGVVGMASKNATDGLWELIKGESFNKGVKIRAVEDKLNIELYIIVEYGTKISVIANNIIQKIRYNIENYTGLKVSSITVNVQGVRV
- the spoVM gene encoding stage V sporulation protein SpoVM, with translation MKIVAIKLPKFLSNIIKKIKRVKK
- the rpmB gene encoding 50S ribosomal protein L28, which gives rise to MSRKCEICGKGVVYGVQYSHSHRQSKRSFAPNIKRVKAIVNGTPKRVHVCTRCLRSGKVQRAI